A window from Podospora bellae-mahoneyi strain CBS 112042 chromosome 1 map unlocalized CBS112042p_1, whole genome shotgun sequence encodes these proteins:
- a CDS encoding uncharacterized protein (EggNog:ENOG503NZZT; COG:S) → MTALATTAAPGSSHHELTAPIITATDVSESPDLLPLRAYETTDQHHVGNGTSTTTSDRHNGDPPNTTTNTNNTNPQQQQKQAQSQQQLSADDPATSSRATTPGPSASVHRARKPSPGLAARLKALGFGSSRKTASLPPPIQQDIGRLPEEQLRKLDQGHQVNSAAAVIERRGRPWKGHIIRIPSRSSLKSDKSSHSNNNNNNKPALEWPAFPSPSIEQEFSSYPEPELLPEITTTEPLEMDTNKYRLPDHTNGNGVKAQLDTREEHIARDTRPPPPPQTPEIPPPPPAKDTPPTTTTSRTFSPATPPSGDVFNPDSIALNPLGLQRPGSIYTLSRASFANQLAQLTSLQLPDAESLSSKVSAIPTAQVATRALIGAAEQIRGWISKASEVIGGLESEDDVEWAAAGGREGVEEVENAIIRFEELIKVYVGAIEELQAREDITAVSADDLRRAVAQMEAILEEWGLMRKTLHNVKAQVEIAMEWEELWNMVLGDIENELNELSRLVFEMEERRHKSVFGAEEGGELDTIAEDTTPGGLRLPVGQQQQQSNRFSLPPFPLSPGSPSPGAMGISQDDSSLLALFARMQPLRASLDFLPMRLSVFEARAEDTFPTACEELEMRRADLDASYKKLEKDAESLRKELGEDRWVLVFRNAGRQAQKMYESVERSTTWLREAIESGLHLTSPPAMSKKIENYEARKTHYGEAIERLLTIIDKGVKDRFTINGEISRLHTEMRAKWEGLKRQIAELDLVLEEIQQERKSQQLRDSVSSILSNGRSTIQSAHETPESSPPSSVIMSSQPASSQTNIRISKSRSTSGGSSLPQPSSRRMSSLPTPSHSSITRKPVAARMSTLSVPSREGSATPTGNRTSRPPSSLSNRPKWNASTNTSDVDTGHNFKPLTLTTPSPYAKKTPTPVRSTSALTPSSSSSKLPTLRSPLGRASSASPLPEDDLMTTPKSHSGLSFRERLASTPGPYAQRPRLASSATMAGLNRDRRASMMPSSRPLEQSPDAAARPASSMAGMMGGSNGRRSSLLPLPRESGGDFRRSTSGLVTGRASPQAVEGARVAMGLGSRNKSAMGNRTGDSQERKDTRPRWRG, encoded by the exons ATGACGGCTCTTGCTACTACTGCTGCCCCAGGCAGTAGCCATCACGAACTCACCGCTCCGATTATCACGGCGACGGACGTGTCCGAGTCACCCGATCTTTTGCCCCTTCGCGCGTACGAGACGACGGATCAACACCACGTCGGTAACGgtaccagcaccaccaccagcgatCGCCACAACGGCGACCCGCCAAACACTACCACTAACACTAACAACACTAacccgcaacaacaacaaaaacaagcCCAATCTCAGCAACAGCTATCGGCAGACGACCCTGCAACCTCTTCCCGGGCTACCACTCCCGGCCCTTCAGCATCAGTCCATCGCGCAAGAAAGCCGTCTCCAGGCCTAGCAGCGCGATTAAAAGCCCTCGGCTTTGGCTCCTCCCGCAAAACCGCCtcgctccctcctcccatccagCAAGATATCGGCCGTCTTCCAGAGGAGCAACTTAGGAAACTAGACCAGGGACACCAGGTCAACTCTGCAGCTGCCGTCATTGAACGGAGGGGTAGACCCTGGAAGGGTCACATCATCCGAATTCCCTCGAGATCGAGCCTCAAGTCGGACAAGTCGTcgcacagcaacaacaacaa caacaacaaaccggCCCTCGAGTGGCCCGCTTTTCCGTCCCCGAGTATCGAACAAGAATTCTCATCATACCCAGAACCAGAGCTGCTCCCAGAAATTACTACGACAGAACCGCTGGAAATGGACACGAATAAATATCGTCTGCCCGACCACACCAATGGCAATGGGGTGAAGGCGCAGTTGGACACAAGGGAGGAGCATATCGCGAGAGATACCcgaccgccgccaccaccgcagaCGCCAGAAAttccacctccgccgccggcaaAGGATACGCCtccaacgacaacaacgtCGCGCACGTTTAGTCCAGCCACCCCGCCTTCTGGAGACGTTTTCAACCCGGATTCGATTGCATTGAACCCGCTGGGTCTGCAACGGCCCGGGTCGATTTACACGTTATCTCGAGCCTCGTTTGCCAACCAGTTGGCGCAACTAACGTCGTTGCAACTCCCAGATGCCGAATCTCTGTCTAGCAAAGTCTCGGCCATTCCAACAGCCCAAGTAGCCACCAGGGCACTCATCGGCGCGGCGGAACAAATCCGAGGGTGGATCTCCAAAGCGTCCGAGGTAATTGGCGGTCTGGAAAGCGAAGATGACGTCGAGtgggccgccgccgggggtcgcgagggggtggaagaggtggaaaaCGCCATCATTCGGTTCGAGGAGTTGATTAAGGTCTATGTCGGCGCGATTGAAGAACTGCAGGCTAGGGAGGACATTACGGCCGTGTCGGCGGATGATCTCAGGAGGGCGGTGGCGCAGATGGAGGCTATCCTGGAGGAGTGGGGGCTGATGCGCAAGACGCTGCACAATGTCAAGGCGCAGGTGGAGATTGCGAtggagtgggaggagctgTGGAacatggtgttgggggatATCGAGAATGAGCTGAACGAGTTGAGCAGGTTGGTTtttgagatggaggagaggaggcacAAGAGCGTGTTtggggcagaggagggaggggagctgGATACTATTGCTGAGGATACGACGCcgggggggttgaggctgccggtgggacagcagcagcagcagagcaaTCGGTTTAGTCTGCCTCCGTTCCCTCTGAGTCCTGGGTCGCCGAGTCCTGGGGCGATGGGGATTTCGCAGGACGATTCGAGCTTGTTGGCGCTTTTTGCGAGGATGCAGCCGCTTAGGGCTTCGCTTGACTTCTTGCCCATGAGGCTTTCGGTTTTTGAGGCGAGGGCCGAGGATACGTTTCCTACTGCTTgcgaggagttggagatgaggagggcggatTTGGATGCCAGCTataagaagctggagaaagATGCCGAGTCGCTCCGTAAAGAGCTGGGCGAGGACAGGTGGGTTTTGGTGTTTCGCAATGCTGGTCGGCAGGCGCAAAAGATGTACGAGTCTGTTGAGAGAAGTACGACCTGGCTACGGGAGGCGATTGAGTCTGGGTTGCATTTGACGAGCCCGCCGGCGATGAGCAAGAAGATTGAGAACTACGAGGCCAGGAAGACACATTACGGGGAGGCGATCGAGAGGCTTTTGACGATTATCGATAAGGGGGTCAAGGATAGGTTTACTATTAATGGGGAGATTTCACGGTTGCATACCGAGATGAGGGCgaagtgggaggggttgaagaggcAGATTGCCGAGCTTGATCTTGTGCTGGAGGAGATCcagcaggagaggaagagtcAACAACTACGGGACTCGGTCTCGAGTATCCTGTCGAACGGCCGGTCTACGATTCAAAGCGCCCACGAAACACCCGAGAGCTCGCCCCCGTCGTCAGTGATAATGTCCAGCCAGCCGGCCAGCTCCCAGACCAACATCCGGATCTCCAAATCCCGCTCCACCAGCGGGGGGAGCTCACTGCCGcaaccaagcagcaggaggatgtcctccctccccacgccctcccactcctctaTCACCCGAAAGCCAGTCGCGGCACGGATGTCGACTCTGTCGGTCCCCTCTAGGGAAGGGTCGGCCACCCCGACAGGAAACCGCACCTCCCGACCGCCTTCTTCGCTGTCCAACCGTCCGAAATGGAACGCATCAACCAACACGTCGGATGTCGACACGGGCCACAACTTCAAACCCTTGACGTTGACAACCCCAAGTCCGTACGCTAAGAAAACTCCGACTCCGGTCCGGTCAACCTCTGCCCTCACCCCTTCTTCGTCCAGCTCGAAGCTACCCACGTTGCGAAGCCCGCTTGGGAGAGCCTCGAGTGCGTCACCTCTGCCGGAGGATGATTTGATGACTACTCCCAAATCGCACTCTGGGCTCTCGTTTCGGGAGCGGTTGGCTTCTACCCCGGGGCCGTATGCGCAGAGGCCGAGGCTGGCGAGCTCGGCGACCATGGCTGGGTTGAATAGGGATCGGAGGGCGAGCATGATGCCTTCTTCGAGGCCGCTGGAGCAGAGTCCTGACGCGGCCGCGAGGCCGGCGAGTTCGATGgctgggatgatggggggtaGTaatgggaggaggtcgagttTGTTGCCACTGCCGAGGGAGAGTGGTGGTGACTTTAGGAGGTCGACGAGTGGGTTGGTGACTGGGAGGGCGTCTCCgcaggcggtggagggggctAGGGTTgcgatggggttggggagtaGGAACAAGAGTGCTATGGGGAATAGGACCGGGGATTCacaggagaggaaggataCGAGGCCTAGGTGGAGAGGGTAG